The segment GTGCACGACAGGGCGCCGCGCTGCACGCCTTGGATGCGGGCCGCATCCAGGTGCGCCAGATAGGCGCCGCGCGATGGCCGGCTGCGCGCGATGATGCGCGCTGTTACGGATTCGACTACTGGATGCAGCGCCATATGGATTTCCTTAAAAATGAGTATTTCGTGAAATTTTACTACAAAACGGTGAAGAAGAAGCACTCTTGCATGGGCCGACAACAGAAATAAGCGACGGATTGCGGCGTATCAAGGCAAACCCAGGCCATATCGCGTATCGGCGCCTGCCAACATGGCTCTTATATGTCACTGGCGCAATCGCTAAAAAAAGCACAACAAAATCCGCTTCGCGTCACAAACTGTAGTGAAATTACGTTTTTCTGATGTATTATTCTCATACCAACGCCCGATCCGCTGTTCGCCACGACGAACGCGCCGCGCTCCTTTCAACCGAGACAAGCACCCAAGCCGACCGCCATGCGCCAGCCAGCACCCACTCCCGCCATCACCGCCACCGCCAGTTTCCAGTCCCTGCAAGCGCATAGCGCCAGCCTGCGCGACGTGCATCTGCGCCAGCTGTTCGCGGCCGACCCCGCACGTTTTTCCAGCATGACGGTCGATGCGGCCGGCCTGCTGCTCGATTACTCGAAGAACAGGGTCGACGCCACCGCCATGCGCCTGCTGATGGACCTGGCACGCGAGCGCGGCGTGGAAGCGCAGCGCGAAGCCATGTTCACTGGCGAGAAAATCAATCTTACCGAACATCGGGCCGTTCTGCATACCGCTTTGCGCGCGCCGCGCGGCACCAGGCTGGTCGTCGATGGCCAGGATATCGATGCCGACGTGCAAGATGTGCTGCAACGCGTCAAGACGTTTACGGACAAGGTGCGCAATGGCAGCTGGCTCGGCTACACGGGCAAGCCGATTTGCGACATCGTCAACATCGGCATCGGCGGCTCGGACCTGGGTCCGAAAATGGCGTGCCTGGCCCTGCGCTCCTACGCCAACCCGGGCCTGGAAATGCATTTCGTTTCCAACGTCGACGGCCACGACATGGAAGCGACATTGTCCAGGGTCGATCCGGAAACGACCTTGTTCATCGTGGCATCGAAAACTTTCGTTACGGCTGAAACCATGCTCAACGCCAACACGGCGCGCGCCTGGTTCCTGCTCGAAGGCGAAGAAAGCGACTTGGCCAAGCACTTCGTGGCTGTCTCGACCAACACGCAAGCCATCGTCGACTTCGGCATTTCACCGGACAATATGTTCCCGTTCTGGGACTGGGTCGGCGGCCGCTATTCCGTCTGGTCGTCGATCGGCCTGGCCGTGGCCCTGTCCGTGGGCTTTGAATACTTCAGCGATTTCCTCGCCGGCGCGCATGCGATGGACCAGCATTTCCGCCAGGCGCCGCTGGAACAGAACATGCCCGTCGTGCTGGCCATGGTCGGTTTCTGGAACCGCCAGTTCCTCGACTGCGGCTCCGTTTCCATCGCGCCGTATCACCAGGACTTGAGCCGCTTTGCCGCCTATCTGCAACAGCTGGACATGGAAAGCAACGGCAAGCGCGTCACCAAGGATGGCGTGCCCGTCGATGTGCCGACCGGCCCCGTCATCTGGGGCGATTGCGGCACGAATGCGCAGCATGCGTATTTCCAGCTGCTGCACCAGGGCACGGACATCACGCCCATCGATTTCATCGCCGCCCTGCGCGCC is part of the Janthinobacterium sp. 67 genome and harbors:
- the pgi gene encoding glucose-6-phosphate isomerase, coding for MRQPAPTPAITATASFQSLQAHSASLRDVHLRQLFAADPARFSSMTVDAAGLLLDYSKNRVDATAMRLLMDLARERGVEAQREAMFTGEKINLTEHRAVLHTALRAPRGTRLVVDGQDIDADVQDVLQRVKTFTDKVRNGSWLGYTGKPICDIVNIGIGGSDLGPKMACLALRSYANPGLEMHFVSNVDGHDMEATLSRVDPETTLFIVASKTFVTAETMLNANTARAWFLLEGEESDLAKHFVAVSTNTQAIVDFGISPDNMFPFWDWVGGRYSVWSSIGLAVALSVGFEYFSDFLAGAHAMDQHFRQAPLEQNMPVVLAMVGFWNRQFLDCGSVSIAPYHQDLSRFAAYLQQLDMESNGKRVTKDGVPVDVPTGPVIWGDCGTNAQHAYFQLLHQGTDITPIDFIAALRATHDLPGHHDALLANCFAQSEAFMTGKTGEEVRLDLQAQGLPDSEIEALVPHKTFPGNRPSNTILMDQLTPTTLGALIALYEHKTFVQGVLWNVNSFDQWGVELGKVLAKKIQAELTGEARPDHHDSSTNGLIALAKAAKAAY